Part of the Niallia alba genome is shown below.
TGAAATGACTGACACATATGATAGTTTGAGGCTATCAAAATTTAATGTGTAGCCCTTATTCAATTAACGAAGTAGAAATTACAAAAATTTACAAAATTATCACATTTTTCTGTTACAATTGGAACGTGAATAGATGAAAGGAGGTAGTATCTTGAAAAAACAAAAAGAATTTTATCCAATAATTTTAACTTTAGTATTGTTCTTAGTTGCACTACTTGTTTTCTTTGTCTTTAATGGTCGGATATTCCCAAATATTAATCTATGGATTCCCATTTTCTTATATATTTTGATAGATGTAGGATTTATTGTGTCTTTAATATTGGGAATCAAGTCTAAAAATAAGACTGTAAAAGTATTCAGTATCCTTTCAAACATTGCATTTATGATACCACTATCAATATGGTTATTTCTGTTACTATTGGCAAATGGAATTTCTGAACCATAGAAAATTAAAATTGAGGAAACCCGAACGAGTTTCCTCAATTTTTATTGAATTATCAACATTAAAATTTAACAGAGCCTTTTTTAAAGAATACTCTGTCTTTCCATTAATGCACATAAAGTGAAACTTCCATCAGTAGGGGTTTGCCTTCCTCCCCACTGATGGTTAGTTGAACCAATCGGACCTTTATCTCTCACTTATCTTCCTCGTATTCTCCTAAGCTTGAGGGGGGAGTCTTACTGTCCGTTAAGAGTGGGATAAAAATATCCTACAACACCAAGAATGACAACTACTATCAAAAGCACTCCGTATTTCCGAAAGAATTTCACTCCTGGATTTGCGGTTTGTTCGCGCACCTCTTTTAATAGTTTTTTCAAGGATTGTGAACGAATGCTTGCTAATTCTCTCTTCATTTCTTTTTTCTTCCAAATAGAATTTCGATCAGTGATTAAATAATTTTTTAAGGCATGACTGAATCTTGGACTTGTTCCAAATTTTTTCAGCGACCATTCAATATAATTAAGCATTTCATCCTCAGAGCCGTATATAGCAATATAAGAAAATACTTGACGATGTTCGACACCTTCCATTCCGCCTGGGAATAGAAGCAGAAATCGTTCATATGGTTTAAATAAACCATTTTCTTTTATAATATCCTGGGCTAATTCACATGCTTTCGCTGTAATTGGCGCACTTGCCATCCGAAAAACATATTGTGTTTGTTCAAACGCTAGATAAAAGTAGGTATACAGTAACTCTAGTACTTCAAACTTTTCTTTTTCCCAGCCCTTTATCTCAAAGCTACGTTCCTCTTTCTCGAGTAAAAATATCTCTCCAAAATGTTTAACATCTGCAAGATTTACTTTTTCTAACTGTAATTGCACTAAAAGCTGTCCCTTTACATCAGGCAGCACCATGCGTTTATACGATTCAAAAGGAAGGGATCTTTGAAAATAGGTAACTATTTCAAAAACAATAGAAATAGGATGGCTATTTTTTTTGACCTCATACACAAGTCTATTTTTCGTTGATTTTAAGAAAGTGCCGTTGTGCTCAAAAGAAGAATTAATTTGCAATAAATTTTTTATATTAATCAATACTTTTGATAAGGAATGCTGAAAACTAAATTGATGCTTTAAATAATCCTCAATGATCTCCGCATAAGAAAAAATATCGCTCATATAAGATAAAACTTGCTGATACGTATCTGGATACTTCTCCAGTATCTGCCATAGTGATTGACAGACAGCTTCTCCTTCATAGTAGGCAATCGTTTTAACTATAAATTCAACAACATCGACATGTTCTACTACCTTTTGAATCTCCAAAACTAATTTCAGATAGTCCTGAACAATGGAAGCATCTTTCATCAGCTCTTCTCT
Proteins encoded:
- a CDS encoding GAP1-N2 domain-containing protein, coding for MGKSLIQQQIVTKDSKGLFLTGDGFDTIAVSPNVNERFVKKYLNPINTYHIPSDLKKSGEKEIAAYPPLFTFIQPETGELVLGKANFAPAESAKQKNRLFVHNYIIPAIRKEEWIHHSSNIFHIEHFYGLEDTEHLKEELEEIEHLAYTKENIFAKKQELFHVLQLDEKKFKELLFACITAVAENKRVYISFQASHDMQHKYAMWLLELLFLYMPYETRRLFGATTFHNEPEIMENVHVMFVEQGSIRLRNKAVENQFTFDLSQDKINGLNFKEEEHDYLHFAYEALVTATELDEFFIYCERALKGLDKQTKLTIQTYNSLFLLFYMEKLDYYFYDNDKVATLEMLLVFLQKKHREKLELVHIFKQVLHREELMKDASIVQDYLKLVLEIQKVVEHVDVVEFIVKTIAYYEGEAVCQSLWQILEKYPDTYQQVLSYMSDIFSYAEIIEDYLKHQFSFQHSLSKVLINIKNLLQINSSFEHNGTFLKSTKNRLVYEVKKNSHPISIVFEIVTYFQRSLPFESYKRMVLPDVKGQLLVQLQLEKVNLADVKHFGEIFLLEKEERSFEIKGWEKEKFEVLELLYTYFYLAFEQTQYVFRMASAPITAKACELAQDIIKENGLFKPYERFLLLFPGGMEGVEHRQVFSYIAIYGSEDEMLNYIEWSLKKFGTSPRFSHALKNYLITDRNSIWKKKEMKRELASIRSQSLKKLLKEVREQTANPGVKFFRKYGVLLIVVVILGVVGYFYPTLNGQ